Proteins encoded by one window of Rissa tridactyla isolate bRisTri1 chromosome W, bRisTri1.patW.cur.20221130, whole genome shotgun sequence:
- the LOC128902014 gene encoding repulsive guidance molecule B-like — MGRAAPSCAAAAEWLCRLSSAALGLIAALGLLLGTADCQLQTPCRIQKCTTDFVSLTSHLNSALDGFDLEFCKALRAYAACTYRNSKVCRGNLVYHSAVLGISDLMSQRNCSKDGPTSSTNPEVTHDPCSYSGHTGAREHQGEEQTSPTYLFCGLFGDPHLRTFKDRFQTCKVEGAWPLIDNNYLSVQVTNVPVVPGSSATATNKITIIFKSYQDCTDQKVYQAVTDDLPAAFVDGTTSGTGGSIKSLQIVEKVGGKYVEMHARYIGTTVFIRQLGHYLMLAIRMPQEFAMAYEESQDLQLCVNGCPSSERIYDNGHLPLSVMGQLLPQASATHPWSVYTLETATTKCHEKILVKDIYFYSCVFDLLTTGDVNFTAAAHSALKDVEALHPRKEHWHIFPSNESGGDGVSMGSKFFVSPGLVCLILAVFL; from the exons ATGGGGAGAGCAGCGCCTTCCTGCGCCGCCGCAGCTGAGTGGCTATGCCGGCTGTCGTCCGCCGCTCTCGGTCTCATCgccgccctggggctgctgctgggcacag CTGACTGCCAGCTTCAAACGCCTTGTCGAATCCAGAAGTGCACCACAGACTTCGTGTCCTTAACTTCACATCTAAACTCTGCTCTTGATGGCTTTGATTTGGAGTTTTGCAAGGCCCTGCGGGCATACGCTGCTTGTACCTATCGCAATTCCAAAGTATGCCGTGGAAATCTAGTCTACCATTCTGCAGTGCTTGGAATCAGTGACCTCATGAGCCAGAGAAACTGTTCCAAGGATGGACCCACATCCTCTACCAACCCTGAAGTGACCCATGATCCCTGCAGTTACAGTGGCCACACAGGAGCCAGAGAACATCAGGGAGAGGAACAGACTTCTCCTACTTACCTATTTTGTGGCTTGTTTGGTGATCCTCATCTGAGAACTTTTAAGGATCGCTTCCAGACATGCAAAGTGGAAGGTGCTTGGCCTCTCATAGACAATAACTACTTATCAGTGCAAGTGACGAATGTGCCTGTGGTCCCAGGATCCAGTGCTACTGCTACAAATAAG aTAACTATTATCTTTAAATCATACCAAGACTGTACAGATCAGAAAGTATATCAAGCAGTGACTGATGACTTACCTGCAGCTTTTGTGGATGGCACAACAAGTGGCACTGGTGGGAGCATCAAGAGCTTGCAAATTgtagaaaaagttggtggcaaaTATGTTGAAATGCATGCCAGGTACATCGGAACCACAGTGTTTATACGCCAACTTGGACACTACTTAATGCTGGCCATTCGCATGCCTCAGGAGTTTGCTATGGCCTACGAGGAGAGTCAGGATCTGCAGCTCTGTGTGAATGGTTGCCCTTCAAGTGAACGTATTTATGATAACGGCCACTTGCCATTGTCTGTGATGGGGCAGTTACTCCCCCAGGCAAGCGCTACTCATCCCTGGTCAGTGTACACACTGGAAACTGCCACCACCAAATGCCATGAGAAGATACTGGTGAAGGACATCTATTTTTACTCATGTGTGTTTGACCTACTCACAACTGGTGATGTTAacttcacagctgctgctcacaGTGCCTTGAAGGATGTGGAGGCATTGCACCCCAGAAAAGAGCACTGGCATATCTTTCCCAGCAATgaaagtggtggtgatggtgtgAGCATGGGTAGCAAATTCTTTGTCAGTCCTGGACTTGTGTGCTTGATCCTTGCTGTGTTTTTGTAG